Part of the Henckelia pumila isolate YLH828 chromosome 2, ASM3356847v2, whole genome shotgun sequence genome is shown below.
cctaaaagatTCAGCAAGaaaattgggggggggggggggggataacgagtactacataaatacaagtacatgcagattaaaaataacttgtaataaaataattttgcgcccctaacttaaataaatgatttctGAATGAAATGAGtaaacatgaatgaaacatgtgcatggctaagtcgaacataaataactgaataaactgatctgaacatagtcataaatattgaacttagatccttggattgtgactctgtgatttcgatcatgatcatggctgcagtgcactatgccgcaaggaggtcaggaTAACACCCAATCCAATCTTGCCCTGTATTTGGTAAGGGTGGCCAAGATATCTCTCAACCTCACGCGagcacatgctaaggtaaggaaacccataatgatttggtaagggaggccaaaacgtctcccAGCCCCATGCATACACATgaataaatgtagtcacaatcatctcacttcgttcgtaaaatactttatttccttcatgaatatgagacttagcatgcatatgtaaatatttgaacggtaatcatgcaaatgactcacacatggatgatcgggatggtgatttaggagacaaaccaaATGATGtaaatttaacccataatttgcaCTTAAACAAATTCAAGCGGTTCGCCCATAAAATTTGTAACTTGTTcgattcttattcaaaaaggattccgcttgaaaccatgactccatgacacttagaactaagtatAGAAATCATCCTCGAAATTTTTTTCCTAAACAaccattttataaaaattccatttccggacagcccccCTCCTATAACTTCAAAATTCTGCGCccctaacttaaataaatgatttctGAATGAAATGAGtaaacatgaatgaaacatgtGCATGGCTAATTCGAACATAAATAACTGAATAAACTTATCtgaacatagtcataaatattgaacttagatccttggattgtgactctgtgatttcgatcatgatcatggctgcagtgcactatgccgcaaggaggtcaggaTAACACCCAATCCAATCTTGCCCtgtatttggtaagggaggccaagatatcTCTCAACCTCACGCGagcacatgctaaggtaaggaaacccataatgatttggtaagggaggccaaaacgtctcccAGCCCCATGCATACACATgaataaatgtagtcacaatcatctcacttcgttcgtaaaaTACTTTCTTTCCTTCATgaatatgagacttagcatgcatatgtaaatattttaacggtaatcatgcaaatgactcacacatggatgatcgggatcgtgatttaggagacaaaccaaATGATGtaaatttaacccataatttgcaCTTAAGACAAATTCAAGCGGTTCGCCCATAAAATTTGTAACTTGTTcgattcttattcaaaaaggattccgcttgaaaccatgacttcatgacacttagaactaagtatAAAAATCATCCttggaatttatttcctaaacaaccattttataaaaattctatttccggacagccccctCCTATAACTTCAAAATTCTGCACACCTTCCTTTATATGTCTAGAACTCGACCGAatcttaaccgaattaatttccGCTTTCACCGAAATATTCCTAACATTCTAAAACAATTCCAGACCCGTCCCCTTAACCAAATCATGAGATATACTCAGCCTTAACCATAAGTTTCCGGACATCCCCAAACACTcctaaaattctgctcaagaCTCATGATCAAACTCAACCCAAAACTTAGCTATAATTCTCCCAACTTCCAGGCCACTAACCTAGGACCATGACCAACATTTAACCTCATTTCAAGCACTTACAACTCACCTCAAATATACCTATACTCAGCCCAAAAGCAGCCCCCCCCCCTAGCCACCATCAAAACCGAGCCCCTCTATTCTAGACTAGTTCAAAGTTTCCTCAAACCAATTTACAATCTAACTTCAACCCATCCTAAACACTACCATGTGACTACatttcacccatggtagccctcaatccaccatccaaatcaacacaataAAACCCCAAGTTTTCGAACCACGTGCCATAAAATTTCTGGAATTTCGAAAACAACATGACATTCAAGCATACAACATTTCAAAttcaatatttatttcaatctcAACCAATAACATAATTATCAAACATAATACGGGGAAATCTCGGCTACATATGAAGGCCGAACAGGGCATATACACATATACATTTCAAAGGTTCGTGAGATGCAATTCACACAAAACATACAAATCCACATGGTGACGGGAAAAAGAAGCCATAGTCTTGCCTAGTTAGAAACCAAAATGTAAGAGCTCAACTGAGCTGAACCCGAAACGAAGGGAAAAAGGGCTGCTCGAGCTGGAATCCGAGCTTATAAGGGAAAGAAGCAGCTCGTTCAGCTGGCCACGAACACGCATCGCCAAAAAAGAAGGAAGGAGAAGAGCTGCGGCGGCGATCCAAGGAGAAGAGGGAACAGCCGATCCTTGAGCTTGGGGAAGGATAAATGAGTTTGAGTCGtgaggtgtgtgtgtgtgtgtgtttgagaCGTGAGTTGAGTGTATGTTGAGAGTGCAATGTGATGGAGGCTAGGGTTAAATCTAAGTCCAAGTGTATATGTAGGTAAaccctagaaaaaaaaatgggagtgttatgaaattttggaaaaagtgctacacacttttaaaGTGCCAAGACAATAAAGCAATTAAGTGTTCAAATTAAATcgcactaaataaaaaaaacaaacttaaaaatcctaatttaaaatattaaattgattttactagtccgaaaaataaaaatgctaattttcgcaaaatttaaaaataataaattctaatgcgcgggaaaaaatataatatttagccaattaacacataaaattaaaatagttaaaaatcataaatattaaagactgatttaggcatgaaacttaaattaagaaattctaggcatcacaattcctccctccctaatatggaatttcgtcctcgaaattaagacTTACAAAAAAGCTCTGGGTAACGAGTCCTGATATCCGCctctgcttcccaagtggcctttTCATCCGAATGATTCTACCATCTCACTTTGACCATAGGAATCGACTTTTTACGGAATCTCCTCTCCTGTCTATCCAGAATCCGGATGAGCCTCTCCTCATACGTCATGTGAGGAGAtaactgaagaggttccaagtTAAGCACATGAGACTGATTTGAGATGTACCTCCTCAACATTGATACATGGAGACATTATGGACTCCATTTAGGTTAGGCGGCAAGGCCACCCTATAAGCCAATGCCCCTACCCTGTCCAATATCTCAAAGGGTCCTATAAACCTTggtgccaattttcctttcttcCCGAATTTCATTACACCCTTGATAGGAGCTACTCAGACAAACACATGGTCTCCCACCGAGAACTTAAAGTCTCTTCTCCTATGAtcggcataactcttctgcctgctctgtgcagtcctcatcctatcgcggatcttggctacaaactcgGCAGTCTGCTGAACAATCTTGGGTCCCAACTCTGACCTCTCACCAATCTCGGTCCATAATACTGGTGATCTACACGGTCTCCCATAGAGTGCTTCGTAGGGTGCCATACCAATGGTGacctgaaaactgttgttatatgcAAATTCCACCAATGATAACCTCGACTCCCAACCATCATGTAAGTCAATAACGCAAGCTCTCAAAAGATCTTCtagaatctgaatcaccctctcggACTGTCCATCCATCTGCGGGTGAAAGGCGGTACTAAATAAAAGATTCGTACCCAAGGCTgcatgaagactcttccaaaagtcGACGTAAACCGcagatctctatcagacactatggaaacagggataccatgtagtctgactatctcccggacATACAACTCCGCATACTGAGTCAAAGAGAAATTCGTCCTTACTGGCAAAATGTGtgccgacttagtgagacggttaacaataacccaaatagcattcgaGCCCCTCACTATCCTCGGCAAGCCAACCACAAAATCCatggtaatattctcccatttccactcgggAATAGAGAGTGGCTTAAGTACTCCTGCAGGTCTCTGATGTTCTGCtttgacctgctggcatgtcagacACTCTGACACAAATCGGGCGATATCACGCTTCATGCCCGGCCACCAATACAACTGCTGAAGGTCCCGATACATCTTTGTACTGTTTGGGTGAATAGAGTACGACGAtgtatgtgcctctgccatgatagtcACTTGCAGAAAATCACCTGCGGGCACCCAAAGTCGACCTCTAaacctcacaatcccatctaccactGAATACAAACCACTGGCTCTCTCGTCagctctctgtctccacttacTCAACTGCTCATCAAATGCTTGAGAAACTCTGATACGGTCAAACAACGTAGTTTGCACTATCAAGGCTGACAATCTAGGAGCTCTACCCTTGGCATAGAACTCTAGTCCAAATCTCTGAACCTCATCCTGCAACGGTCTAGATACCTTCAAAGAGGCAATCACTCCTGTCTTTCTGCTTAATGCATCTACGacgacattagccttacccggatggtaactaatgtcacagtcatagtctttcaccaactctaaccatcttcgctgcctcatattcaactccttctgggtgaagaagtacttgaggcttttatggtcgttgaatatcttacacttctctccatagagatggtgtctccaaatcttgagagcgaacaccactgctgctaactccaaatcatgagtagggtagttcttctcatgctccttcaactgcctagaagcataagcaataacaaTATCTTGCTACATAAGCACTGCCCTAAgtcaacttggaagcatcagtataaACCAAAAAATCTCCCTCTCCTGATGGCATAGCTAATACTGGTGCTGTtgtaagagcttccttcaacaCATCAAAACTCTCTTGACACTTTGGCTTCCAAATAAACTTgacattcttcttggtcaatgaTGTCAAGGACACAACAATTGatgaaaaacccttgataaacttcctatagtaaccggccaatccgagaaaactgcgaatctccgatgtGTTTCTACGGAcagaccactccttcactgcttgaacctttgaaggATCCACTTCCACTCCACTCTTGGAAATAATATGGCCCAAGAATGCTACtctctccaaccaaaactcacatttctcaaacttggcatacaaattTCGCTCTCGAAGTACTTCAAGAACTATCTTCAAATGCTGCAAATGTTCTACTCTATCCTTCGAGTAAAtgagaatatcatcaataaagacaatGATAAACTGATCCAAATACGGCTGGAACACGCgtttcataagatccatgaagaccacgggcgcgttcgtcattacgaacggcatcacaaggaactcgtagtggccataacgagtcctaaaTGCTGTCTTGAACACATCAGATTCCTttaccttcaactggtgatacccgaaacgaagatcaatcttcgaaaatacagaggctccttgaaactgatcaaagagatcctcAATCCTTGGaagtgggtacttgttctttaccATCACTCCATTCAGCCCTCGGTAATCAATGCACAATCTTAGGCTTTTTCACAATGAGGACTGATGTGCCCCATggagagaaactagggcgtatgaatcccttatcaagcaactcttgaataTGCTCTTTTAGTTCTTTCATTTCCATAGGAGCCAATCTATACGGTGCCTTAGATATTGACACAGTATCCGGTACCAAGTCAATAGAGAACTCGACTTCTCTATCAGGCGGAATACCTGCGACATCGCCTGgaaacacatcctcaaaatctCTGACATCGTCAACATATGAAATATCTGGACGTGCTGGCAACTCTGTCAAAGATATACTGGCTAAGAATGCCTCACATCCATCATGCACCAAATGCTTAGCTTGCATGAAAGATATAATCTGAGTCCTCCTCGAACTCCTAGTTGTctcaaaccaaaatggttcttcTCCCTCTGGTATAACCATCACTGATCGCTGCTAGAAGTCAATCACCACATCATTCTTCGTCATCCAGTCCATCCCAAGTATCATGTCGAACTCAGGCATGGGCAACACTATCAGATCTGCACTCACTGATTGACCTTGCAATAGAAGCTCAAGATTCTTCACTATATTCCTCGTGGACAGTTCTTCCCCTGATGGGATGGTCACTATGAATCTGCCAAACAGCTAGCTCTTCACAATCAATACCCCGCTTGCGGGTGAAAGCCTCCGAAATAAAAGAATGTGTAGCCCCTAAGTCTAACAAGGCTCTAGTGGCTACACCGGCTACTAAAATTCTACCTGCCTTAAAGGTGATTACAACCACGGAAAGATTGAAAGCAATTAAAACAAGTCCTACTTAGGTTCATTCTAAGTCATCGAATTCCCAAATTCAGAATTATTCATGTCAACAAAACCAATTAACACGAAGCATGCAACCTAATAAGTTCACATTCCCCAAAAGAAAATctcataataaaaaatttgcatCTATGAATCAATTAAATCACCCTTAATTAAAAGCTCTAAATATTACCTGTGATGAGCGTGGTATCAGGATCGGCCTCCTTGGCCTGCATCACATAGACTCTCCCCTGAGTCGGCGTCTTGCTTAATGGGCAATCCGAAACCACGTGTCCTAGCTTCTTGCACCGATAACAGACTCCGGCACTGCCATACACTGTCCATGATGAGCACGATGGAAATTCGAGCATATCGGTCTCTTCCCAGTCTGGGGAGGAGCAGGTCTCTGCGCCTGGTGACTCTGAGGTCTCTAGGCATGATGCCCCTGGGTTCTATGGGCCAGATGCCCTTGAGGTCTGAATGGTCCTTGCTGACACTGCGGCCCAATGAACGGCCTCTTCCCGTGCTTCTGCTGCTGTGGACCATGAGATGGAAGTGGCCTCTTACTATGTGCCTCAGTGCTGATGTCTCTCAAAGTCTGCTCAGACCTCAAAGCTCGTCTGAGCGCCAAAGCATAGTCAGCTGGCTCCGCCATGAGtacataccttcctacttacATTGTAGCGAGATATCTTTACTTGGGTTAATCGGCGACAAAAGGAAGATTTAATATTTGAGCGACTTGATCATTTTGTTATCACGTTTGAGAGGAGATTGTTATTCTCTACGGCGAGATATGTTTCGTTGGATTTATATCATTCGGATCATCGGccattattattttctttgggGATGTCTTTGGCCGATAATGTAGCAGCAGCTATTTGTGATAGGAGATTTCAGTACGAGGCTTTGTGGTCTTGGGAGTTGGACTGTGAAGAGGTGGTTCGTGAGGGTTGGACTGGGCATGGTAATGTTCAGCTGGTGTTGCATGATAGAATAAGGAATTGCGCCGAGTTTCTTCGGATTTGGGAAAGAGACATGTTCAGATCTCTACCTcgcaaaattaagaaaaaaaggGAGGAGTTGGAACAAATCAGAATTCAGGAGAGGTGGTCTTCCGAGTTTGATCGAATTATGGAGTTAGAGAGGGATATTGAGAAGCTTAGTAGTCAGGAGGAGATCTACTCGCGACAGAGGAGTCGAGCAGATTGGTTTGCTTTGGGGGATAAGAatacaaaaaattttcaaataaaggCAACTATGAGGAAGGCTCAAAATCAAATCTGTGGGTTAATGTCTTCTCATGGGGATTTCGTATAGGATAAGGGAGGTATGACTTCTATAATCTTGGATTATTTTGATACTTTGTTTACATCTTCTAATCCAACCCTGGACTCGATGCGGTAGGTGATTGATTGTGTAAAGACTACAGTTACTAGTTCTATGAATGAGCTGTTGGGTGTTTCGTTTACGAGGGCAgatataaaataagaattatTTTATATGAATCTAGATAAATCTCCTAGGCCAGATGACATGTCGACCATGTTCTATCATAAATACTGGCAGATAATAGGGTAGGATGTGTTGAAAGCAGTCCTTGCAGTTCCTTATTAAGTTAGTACTACAGGCCATTCCTATGTCTTGCTTCCATCTCCCTAAGGCTACCTGCTCTTCGTTGGAAAaggagtgtgctaatttttggTGGGGAATGGAGAATGAGAAAAAGAAGATGCATTGGAAGACAAGGAAATTTCTTTGTCAGCCAAAAAATGTGGGGGGGTCTTGGTTTTAGAAAATTGGAGATGTTCAATAAAGCTTTACTGGCTAAGAAACTTTAACGTATCATTCAAAATTCGGATTCTCTAGTAGTGAAGGTTCTTAAAGCTCGATATTTTAGACACGTGGACATAATGCAATCGTCCTTGGGTAGTAATACATCGTCTATCTAGCGAGCTCTGGTCTGGAGTAGAAGCCTTTTGGAGGAAGGATTATTTTGGAGGATAGGGGATGGAAAATCCATTGATGCGTGGCATGAGAAATGGATTCCAAGATTGCGATCTAAGCTATCGATGGGCTCGATCCACCTTCCCGAGGGTTCAAAAGTTAGTGCTCTGACCCTGAATAATTAGTGGGATGAAGAGGTAGTTCGGAATGTTTGTTCGCCGTATCTGGTGCAAGATATTCTCTCTATTCCCATTTTTGGGTATAACTCTAAAGATAGGAGATCTtggaagtttgatatgaaaggGCAATACTCTGTCAAAAGTGGTTATCGTGTTGGATATGGATTAGAGGATCCTCCATATCATCATTCTCTTTCTTGGGTACTGAAAAATGGTGGCAATTTCTTTGATCCCTTGCTATCCCTCCAAAAGTTAGAGTGTTATGGTGGCGGGTTTATCATAATTTCTTGCCTACTGGAGTTAATCTTGTGGCTCATAATATCCCGACTTCCTCTTGATGTCCTCTATGCTCATATTATGCGGATACATCGTGCCATGCAGTATTTCTGTGTCCAATGTTGAGGAGGTTTTGGAAGAGAAATGACGTGTGGGTTGCTATGAAGCAGAGTAAGCTTTTGAGCTATGTGTTTGTTTGCTTTTGGTAATTGAATTTCCCTGACCGTGGCCAAATTGAGGAGTTTATTTGCCAAGCCTGGATCAAATGGGGGAACGATGTCGAGTGGTACATAGCAACGATCAGAAGGAAATGCGTGATGGAGTGTTGAATGGCAAGCTGCTGTTAAGTGAATATCAAAGTGTTGTACAAGGGTGCTCGACATCCATTCCTAAAGCTCTGCTTCCTTCTCCTTATTCGTGGTCTTTACCACCCTCAGGGAAGCTCCAATTAGATATTGATGCGATTTTTTATGAGTTAATAATAGATGGGGTATTGGTGGAATTTCGAGATCAGGAGGGACAATCATTGGTGGAATTTGGAAAGCATATTATGAAGCCAAGTTCTGTGGTTATGAGAGAACTCTTATCGATCAAAGCAGGACTGGAAGTAGTGCGAGAAAAGGATTTATCCCATGTGATGATAGCTTCGGATTCTCTTTTGGCAGTGCAAGCAGTCACGTTGCCCAAAGATAATCTTAGCTATGTGGGTCTTTGTGCTACAAAAATTAATGTGCTTATGGCCGAGATTGAAAATACCTCAATTTTTCATTTTCGGAGATCGGCCAATGAAGTGGCTCACTCTTTATCTAAATTTGttgtgtaaggcccgggattatttgatttaatccaaaattatttaattttaattcgagtatatttaatttggaaatatttagagttgagatttaaattctaatattcttaaattatttaggattggaattgaattaaaaagagggctgaggactgaattgcaatttgtgaagtttttaggggctaaattgcaaataatcTGAATTTATCCAAATGTTTAAGGATTAttcagcatgtatacgtgttAAACTCATATTCTATTCAGAAAAATGGAGCAGAAGCCGAGACCTTCTCTTTGCATTtgattttcttgaatttcaaagtcacgtatcttttgatccgattgaCCGAATTTAATTCCGAATATAGTTCCGAAATCCTtgtgacgagggcttcgatctggTGTAAGTCTTTAATtatttcggcatgttttgaagattgaaatctGGTAGAGATcagaatttaattatatttatgtaTTCTTCAGCTTTTATACATTTCGGTATTGAAACTGGAtcgaggattgattgttgtatgAACTTGTGATTATTCCAGCATGTATTTCGACTTATATAGTAGATGGTTATGCTGAGTTTGATGGCTTGTtaatgatatgaattg
Proteins encoded:
- the LOC140878792 gene encoding uncharacterized protein, whose product is MSLADNVAAAICDRRFQYEALWSWELDCEEVVREGWTGHGNVQLVLHDRIRNCAEFLRIWERDMFRSLPRKIKKKREELEQIRIQERWSSEFDRIMELERDIEKLSSQEEIYSRQRSRADWFALGDKNTKNFQIKATMRKAQNQICGLMSSHGDFV